The sequence below is a genomic window from Blastopirellula marina.
AATTGAGAGAGTAGCCCCAGGCCAGTAGTCCGCAAAGCGTCGACTGAGTCAATCCAAGACATCAGGTAAGCCGTTCTTCCAAAACCTTGACGAACGCCTCCAGACTAATTTCAAGCGCTTGGCAAACATCCCAGAGTTCCAAAATATCGAGCCGTCGTTCACCACTCTCATATTTCGAGACAAAAGATTGAGGCCGCTCTAATCGTGCCGCAACCTCTTCTTGCGTTAGGTTCGCGTTTTGCCGAAGTTCACGTAGTAATTCTTGTAGGCGTAACTGACGCTGCGTGTAGAGATTCTTTTCCATTCGACGACCGCTCCAGGGGGATACGAAGCAGGCGACGATAGAATCCAGTTGCAAATATCCCATTTTGGGATATTTTGAAGGTTTGGCTGGATGAACATCCTATTGCTTGAGGAACCTTATGTTCGGAGTATTGAAACCTGACCGAAGCCTACTTCCTCCAGAAGCCCGGCATCGGCACGCTTCTGCCTATTGCGGGCTTTGCGGTTTAATTGGGAGCCAATACGGCTTCACATCGCGGACGATGGTCGTTCATGATATATCCACACTTTGGTGGTTCTTGGATAACCGCCTACAGGACGAAGAAGGACGGCTACCAGTAGTCAATTGTTTGAGAGGCGGGACTCGTCGACTTCGGAACCATGGGGTGACCGAGTTACAACAATTACTGGCTGGAATCAGCATTTTCACGCTAAGCACGAAGGTAAAGGATGACCTGAATGACCAACCCTCGTGGAAGACTAAGGCAATTGATGCCTACTATGGCAACAGTTTCCAGTGTGCCCGTCATAGACTGATCGACATTGGATTGGATGTGGGCCAACTGGAGGAGATCATTCAACAGCAGCAATCCATTGAGAAGCAGGCTGTCACCGACCTTGATATCGCTTCAGAGTTGACTGGCAAGGCGTACTGCCAGGTGGCTGGAGAAATTGCAGCGAGAAGCGACTCTTCTTTCACCAAGAGCCAAGCAGAAAATCTCGGAGAAGTCCTTGGCCGTGTGGTTTATATCGTTGACGCAGTTCGAGACTTTAAGAAGGATCAAGGACGCCAGTATAACCCTCTCTGTCTG
It includes:
- a CDS encoding helix-turn-helix domain-containing protein, whose amino-acid sequence is MEKNLYTQRQLRLQELLRELRQNANLTQEEVAARLERPQSFVSKYESGERRLDILELWDVCQALEISLEAFVKVLEERLT
- a CDS encoding DUF5685 family protein — protein: MFGVLKPDRSLLPPEARHRHASAYCGLCGLIGSQYGFTSRTMVVHDISTLWWFLDNRLQDEEGRLPVVNCLRGGTRRLRNHGVTELQQLLAGISIFTLSTKVKDDLNDQPSWKTKAIDAYYGNSFQCARHRLIDIGLDVGQLEEIIQQQQSIEKQAVTDLDIASELTGKAYCQVAGEIAARSDSSFTKSQAENLGEVLGRVVYIVDAVRDFKKDQGRQYNPLCLRDESSNSNEIPYEIRKEALHFIGNQLNRGREIVHEASESLASAWYSLERSLFASVGVNDHESVILYSACCVPCGNAFVVIDEKAISGCAMTLCCCYGVSFCGCTNWCC